TTGCGGTTGTGGCGGCAGCGGCGATCTCGGGCGCGGCTTCGTTCTTCGGCGGCATGAAGTATGCGCAAAGTAAAAATTCCGGCGGGTTTGACCGGGCGGCATTCCAAAATATGTCGGCGGAAGAGAGGCAGCAGATGTTTGCGCAGCGCGGCGGCGGCACCAGCGGCGGGCGGCTGCGCGGCACGGGACAAAATGGCGGCGGATTTATGGGCGGAGAAATCCTTTCCCGAGACGATAAAAGCCTTACGATAAAATTGCGGGATGGCGAATCGAAGATCGTATTTTACTCCGACTCGTCCGAGATAAGCCAATTTGTAAGCGGAGACAGCGCGGACCTGGAAGTAGGCAAAACCGTCACGATAAACGGCACGCCGAACGCCGACGGCAGCATTACCGCCCAGTCCATTCAAATACGGCCGCAACCATCGCCAAATCCAAGTCCGTAAACACGAGCATCTGAAAATAGGGGTATCTCTTTTTACGAAAGCAGAACATGGTCACAGCACACTACGAACCCGCTCGGAAATCCATAATAAAACACGGGCCAAACATCCCGACACGGAAGAATTGGGGACGGGTCCGGAGCGACCGAGGAGGACACCGAGCATCAAGTATGTGAATATCTGAAAATGAGTGATCCTTTGCGGGTTCCGGCGACAGGTAGTTATGGGGACTGGGTCTGGATTAAAAATGAGCCCAAAACGGCCAAAAGAGCTTAGTATTCCTGGTAGTCCCGCGCGCATGACAAAGGATATCTTTGTATGTAGTGCGATAAAAAGGACTCCGAATTTTCATTGTTCAACAACTCTGCACTCGCAAGGCGAACCGGCGGACAGATCGCTGCCGGTAGGCTGACAAGAAACAATTTCAACCTTGGCGCTTTTAGAGATCAAGCTGTCCAGCAGCATGACATCATTGCCGTATTTTGGGTCTTGATATCCGAGCCTGACGGTAACCCCCAGGGATGATATGGGAAAGCTTTCAGGGCTTCTCGCACTGGTTCCCGCAGGCAAAGCGAATTTCCATTCCGACGGATCGCCAGAAACCCGTTGATATACGGAACAAGAAGTTCCGGCGGTCCAGCACGGAAGCGATTTGGTCCATGCGCGGGGCCTGCTCGGGAACCCGCTACCGGTCAAATTAAGCACCGAGTCAATCGGCCCGCTGACCGTAACCGCAAACTCGATATCGATGGGAACGCCAAGAAATATGCCTCCTCCTCCGGAGGAGGATTTCGGGGGCCAAGCATAGCCCGGCTCCACGGAACATCTTGCCGAATCGAAAGTTATGTTTTGCCGGTCTCCCGGCGGAGCGCTGGATTGTTGCGGCGTATCCGCCGGAAGTGTTGAGCGTATAAGGCGCAACTTCGTTCCTAACGGAACGCCTACCAACGCGCTGACTTTAGAATCGTTTACGGTAAATATCAGTGCGCCATTTTCCATGGCCCAGCCCGAAGGACCGCTGTCATCGGTGAACACATAGCTATCGGCGGTGAACGAAGAGCAATGAGGCCCCGAGATTCTCGCGCCGTTCTCGAATACGTAACTACAGGATTGACTGCCCTGGATGACGTTGTAATTTTCGGTGCTCGCCGGCGTACTCCGTATGTCGTATTGATTGGTCGATTGGTCCCATATCGCAATCTGTACCAGTTTCCAAGTGCCTTGTAATTCGGCCGGATTACCCGCGGATTGTGTGGACGGAACCGGTTCCCGGGTAATGACAATGGTCGGTTCCTGGGCAACAGAAATTTTTTGCGGAGGAGCTGTTGTGCGGGGAGTCGAGGGAGCCGCCGCCATCTGCGTTTCCGAAAGGACGGTTTTGCTGACGTAACCGGACACGTCCTTCCCGGTATCGGTATCGGTGTAAGAGATCTGCATCCACTCCGGAACTTCTTCCAAAGAACCGTAGTAAGAGCTGATAGTTGAATTTTGACCCAATGTTCCGACCACGGCACAGGACGTTGACTCGCAAGAACGGACGTTGGCGGCGCTGAATTTTACATAAAAGACCTTCTGAACTTCCTCCCGGTCTCCCGGCTCCCATTCCGGTTCCGGTTCAAATTCACCGGATGTATTTTTTCCCGGCTCCCGGTTTATAAAAGACGCCGCTGCCGAAAGGACGAGAGAACCCGCTATGAAATAGATGAAGAACTTGAGGTAGTTGTGGCCGGATTTCGGACCCTGCGTCTGCGCAACCTTCTCCTCAATCTCTTTTATTTCTGCCTTTGCTGAACGATGCCGCCGCCACGCTCCCAGGGCGAAAAGGAAAACTATTCCCACGAGCGCGCCCAGAAGCACGATAAAAAGGTGCGCCTTTATTCGCGATACTCCCCAGGAATAATCACCGCTCTCCAGGAAAAAGACGAAGACGGGAACCCAAATGAACCTCTGCAATATAACGAATGCCAGGACCGAGACAACAATCCCGTACACCGCATCTTTTTTTGGGAACCGGAGCCATCTCATTGCCTCCATGATACCAAAACCCGAAAGATGGTACAATTATTCTAGGAGCGGATCTGGAAGAGTTGGGTGTTTTTTGGCAAGCGGTTATGCTTTTTCTTGCTCTCCGCAAAGCGGTATTATGAAGTAGGGAGAAGCGTGTAAGACAATCCCCATTCGTAGATTATGAAAAAAGCCTTTGTCATTATCAGCGTTTCGGTTGTTCTGCTCCTTGCCGGCTACTTGCTGTACCGTTATTTCTTCTACACCTGTTGCGCTCTGCCGCCCAGATCTTCGCCGACTGTTTCAGACGAGCAAAGCGGTGATCCGATGTTGGATGACCCGGATTTGTTATATGCCAAGCGCGCTCTCATCGGCCTTTGCCGCACCAAGTCGGGGAACGGAGGCAGTTGCCACTTCAACACGTATTTGTACAAGTCGGGCAAATTAGTTACAGAATCGGGCGAGTTGGCTATGTTGGAGGAGGGCGGCGAAAAAGCAACCGCCTACCCCACTGTCCAAAAGGAACTGGATAAAGATCTGATGGATAGAATCACCAAGCAAATCCGAGACTCCGGAATTATGGAAAAATCATGCCAAGCCGAGATGGTCACGGACTATTATGTGCATTACCTTATTAACCTGGACGGCGTAAAAAAAGAAGTTACATTTCCCGGCTGTGAATCAGAATTCAGAGAAATAGACGCGCTGATCGACGCGGCCGCGGACGCACAACCATAAAAAAACTTCATCCCATTTTAAAAATCCTGCTCATTTTGGCGATTTTGATCGCATTGGCCTATATAGTGACTCCCGGAGACAGCGAGATTATTTTGAAAAGGCCGTGGTTTAAGTGAGGGACATAGCATAAAAATATGAGGGCCAATGAAATAAAAATACACATCGTCGGCTTGTCGGCCATCGTTGCGATTTTTTCCGCGGCCGGCTTTGCGTATGCCCAAGCGCCGCCCATTATCGGCGTATGCCGTTACGGCTGTGAAGAGCCTTCCTGCCCGGCAGACAAATACTATAGTAACGGGAAATGCTATTGCAACGGCGGTTACTGGGACCTTAACGGTTCGTGCGTGCCTCCCGACCAATGGTGCCGCGCAACCTATGGAGAAAATTTTGTCGAAGTGGACGGAGGGTGCAATTGTATCGCCGGTTATTGGAAACTTGACGGTTCGTGCGTGACCCCCGACCAATGGTGCCGCTCGAAATACGGCAGCAATATTCACGCGGAAAACGATAAATGTTCTTGTGATGCCGGCTACACGTTCATCAACAACGCCTGTGTAAACAAAGATTGGGCATGCCGCTTGAAATACGGCAATAATTCCTACGAAGAGGGCGGAAGATGCTATTGCGGAACCGGCTATACAATGCTCAACGAAACCTGCGTAACGAACGATCAGGCGTGCCGTTCGAAATATGGCGGCGCATACGCGGCCAACGACGGCAAATGTTACTGTTTATCCGGGTACGTTTTCAACGCAAACAAGTTCTGCGTGCCATCCTCAATACAAACAACCGCGCTCCCTTCCGCAAAACCCACCTCATTGCCCCGAATAACTCCGGGACCCCTGCCGACGAAAACCGCCAAACCGTCGGAGGAGCCAAAACTGCAGTTATCCCGCGAAGAACTGCGGGCGCTTATCGGCATACGGAAATGGGTGAATGAGGCAGAAAATAATTGGACGGAATTGGAAGAAATGACCTATTGGGCTTCGGCAAGGATCGGGAAGTCAACCTTAAGCGATCTGCTGCGCAGAGCCGGGACCAAGCGCGACAAAGCCGACAGCGCGTTTTCTAAAGCCGCAAAAGAGAAAAAGTTACAAGACCCGGAAGTACTCGAAGAAATACGGAACATGTACCTCGATTCCTGGCTCGACAACCCGCAGGATAAAAAAACGGCCATGATGCTGGCGATGCTTGAGCGGGAAAAAGGCAACACGGACTCGGCGGACGCATACGAGAAGATGGCATATTGGAACTTGAGAAAACAGGAACGCCTCGCGTTTGAAGAGCTGGTAGACAAGGAGAGGAATACAGAGCCCCTTCGGGACCGGCTCTTGAAGACAGAAGCGGATCGGACGCTATGGGAGAAACAGCTACAGGAGTCGTCTGTTGCCAGTCAGGTCCGGAGAAATGTTGACGATGCCATGGAGCAGGCGAAAGAGACGGCCAAGAACGCCTGCCGGAAAATTGACATGTGCGATTGGGCGTGGATGAAGAAGGTGGAAACCACGATGATGGCGGAAAAATATTCCACGCGAGTCGGAGAGATCCTGCATAATCCCATTAAAACCGTTATCGGGGTTGATAAGGGAGCCTTTAAATAAGCGGCCCATGGAGGACAAGATACAACAAATTAAAAAGCGCGCGCGAAGATGCGCGCTCGCCGGTCTGGTTTCGCTTGCCACGATCCTGCTTTTCGCCGGAGGAGACCTTCGAATTCCCCAAGATTCGCCCACGTGGGCCACGCTGGTCCTTAGCGTGCTTTTGGGGCTGACCCTTGGCTTTAGTTTTGCGGCTGTCATACTATTTTTCTCCCAGCTCGTGATGCGGTTTCGTGCGCGGAAAGGGGGTATTGCGGAGTTGAAGCCATTGGAAGCGATTACCGGCGCTCCGGCAGGCGGCAAGCGGTGGAAAAAAATCCTCATCCGTATTGTCATCGGCTGGTTCGCGCTCGGCGCGGCGGTATCCATCGGTTCCTCCATTTACACCGCATACGTCCCCAAGAGCTGCGAAACCGCAGAATGTTTTATCGAGGCCGCCAATCGCTGCCGATGGGTTGAGTATGACCACCTCGACAAGGGATTCACGTTTTGGCGTTATAGCGCTCCCGCGGGCTGTGGCCGTTTCGAAAAGACCGCGGCAATCATCGGCAGTGGCGAACCTGCATGGATGAAAGAATTTTTAGAAGACAAGAGCTTGTCCTGCACGTACACGCGCGGGGAGTTTAATGAACAGTGGGTCACCAGCCTGGTCTTCGGGCTGGAAGACTGCCAAGGGGAACTGAAGGAGGCAATCGGCCAGTTGTTGTTTTTGACCCAGTAAACCCGTAAACGGTTTGGCGTATGGACGATAACGGCAAGGAACATGAGCAGGGAAGGCCGGATGCGTTGCTGAAAGAGCAAGCTGGCGAGTCAAACTAGATATATAGAGGCCAAGCAACCTTATCCACATTCGGAGAATTTTCTTCGGATGTTTTGATTTGTAATTGCCGCACGAATGGCATCCCGCGTTTCCAGGCGGCGTAGACGAGATGGATCAACTTGCGCTCCAAAGACCCTGAGCTTCTCCGGCGGAGAATTTACCTGGCAATAAACCCCTCATCCGGCTTACGAAAACATAACCCGTTTATGCGGGTTATGTTTGTAGTGGCGGAGCACTCTCTGAACCCGACAAAAAACCGCGAAGGATATCGCGGCATGTTACCCCGCACTTAAAGTTGCTGTGCGGAGCGCTTTCCTGCATACGCTGGATATAGAACTTGTCAAAACAAGTATTCCGACAGATAATCTTCTCCGAGGATCTAAGCGACTTTAAGTGCGGGGTTTCGTTTTGTTGCTCCGACAAGGCCATCGGAGACAAAACTTCATTCTTCAGGCGGGGCTCCGCTTTTTTCATTCGGAAAATAGGTGCGTTTTATACATACCAGATATTCGCAGGCTCATGTAAACTAAAAAGCATGCCAATGCTCGTTCTGCGAGAGGGCGGGATGAAATAATTCCAATTATGTATTATCTACTCTTAATAACAATCGGCCTATGCCTTGTATATGTGTTATTTTATTTTTTGTTTCCCCTATTTTTTAAAAAT
The genomic region above belongs to bacterium and contains:
- a CDS encoding DUF5666 domain-containing protein, which translates into the protein MKNLIIAVVAAAAISGAASFFGGMKYAQSKNSGGFDRAAFQNMSAEERQQMFAQRGGGTSGGRLRGTGQNGGGFMGGEILSRDDKSLTIKLRDGESKIVFYSDSSEISQFVSGDSADLEVGKTVTINGTPNADGSITAQSIQIRPQPSPNPSP